One segment of Nostoc flagelliforme CCNUN1 DNA contains the following:
- a CDS encoding IS630 family transposase: protein MGTSLQSLRYKSTVISAYRWSSPFFPSEVKSAIDSEIRQALEFAATPPQQRQQTITQKPRWTLKRLAAWIDKQFNLKCCRESIRKTLKNLGFSWKKARKLLNKANSKKRREFLEKLKGLLDDALHNGHLLIFIDEAHIHLDSDEGYGWSVKGERFWVSSNSPGRAKVSFYGIYVYNYAKVKIFPYLKADQFNTIDVLKHLRTEFPDQEVTLIWDGAPYHRAQLVNEALQVLQINLQPLPSYSPDFMPVEHLWQWLREDVTYHTCYQSAAELIERVHLFEQDIHSNPFEISDRLWVKNHLDPDEEKLRVST, encoded by the coding sequence GTGGGTACATCGTTACAATCTCTCAGGTATAAAAGCACTGTTATATCAGCGTACAGGTGGTCATCCCCCTTTTTTCCCTCAGAAGTAAAGTCAGCAATTGATTCTGAGATTCGTCAAGCTCTTGAGTTTGCAGCAACACCACCCCAACAAAGACAACAGACAATAACGCAAAAGCCTCGTTGGACATTGAAGCGTTTAGCGGCTTGGATTGACAAACAGTTCAATCTCAAATGTTGCCGAGAGTCAATACGTAAGACTCTCAAGAACTTAGGGTTTTCGTGGAAAAAAGCACGTAAACTTTTAAATAAAGCTAACAGTAAAAAACGTAGAGAGTTTCTAGAAAAACTCAAGGGTTTGCTTGATGATGCTCTCCATAATGGTCATTTGCTAATTTTTATCGACGAGGCACATATTCATCTTGATAGCGATGAAGGCTATGGTTGGTCAGTTAAAGGTGAGCGTTTTTGGGTCAGTTCCAACTCTCCAGGAAGAGCCAAGGTTTCCTTTTATGGGATCTATGTTTATAACTATGCCAAAGTCAAAATTTTTCCTTACCTGAAAGCTGACCAATTCAATACGATTGATGTTTTAAAGCATCTAAGAACTGAATTTCCAGACCAAGAGGTCACTTTAATTTGGGATGGTGCTCCCTATCATCGTGCACAATTGGTAAACGAAGCATTGCAAGTCTTACAAATAAACTTGCAACCCTTACCTAGTTACAGTCCTGATTTTATGCCTGTCGAACACCTGTGGCAGTGGTTGCGTGAAGATGTTACTTATCACACGTGCTATCAATCTGCTGCTGAACTGATTGAACGTGTTCATTTATTTGAACAAGACATTCATTCTAACCCCTTTGAAATTAGCGATCGCCTATGGGTAAAAAATCACCTTGACCCTGACGAGGAAAAACTACGGGTTTCAACGTAG
- a CDS encoding helix-turn-helix domain-containing protein: MLRVECDRWNESASKLREEALKANHARTRERLMALYEICNGKSATKVGRETGRNPQTVMEWVHRYNLSGIKALLYQRTGGHPPFFPQK, encoded by the coding sequence ATGCTCAGAGTAGAATGCGATCGCTGGAATGAAAGTGCCTCAAAATTGAGAGAAGAAGCATTAAAAGCGAATCATGCTCGTACTCGCGAGCGTTTAATGGCACTGTACGAAATATGTAACGGAAAAAGTGCGACAAAGGTAGGCAGAGAAACAGGGCGTAACCCTCAGACAGTAATGGAGTGGGTACATCGTTACAATCTCTCAGGTATAAAAGCACTGTTATATCAGCGTACAGGTGGTCATCCCCCTTTTTTCCCTCAGAAGTAA
- a CDS encoding ribbon-helix-helix domain-containing protein gives MIEMNRTVLTMSGKGRIAVTLEPEIYQWIVERAAKEGRSLANLAAFLLSGTVKEQMEEEATKEKGAA, from the coding sequence ATGATTGAAATGAACCGTACAGTGTTAACTATGAGCGGGAAAGGACGAATAGCCGTAACTTTAGAACCTGAAATTTATCAGTGGATTGTTGAACGTGCAGCCAAAGAAGGAAGATCATTGGCTAATCTTGCAGCTTTCCTTCTCAGTGGCACTGTCAAAGAGCAAATGGAAGAGGAAGCCACCAAAGAGAAGGGTGCAGCATGA
- a CDS encoding DUF3854 domain-containing protein — translation MNSCSDNITLAVAAQHLTEWTELSGVSDAIATLNIESLSAEELNARIKPKHPIKTGGWWCRGVNWRNGQPMGLFYGQGKPDKEHVIDPNKKPAKYMTASGMEPDAIFLAMPDKHYWAKVYADESIVRVWTEGAKKAAAGLTLFLATIALTGVWNWGKDGKLAPEVERWAQPGTKHVIAFDSDYVSKPSCRQAIIQFAKLLTAKGCEVLIATWTQEDKGMDDFIVKHGGDAFHEAIANAQTVQQWEKQFKSESEQGTKLTPRKVAHQIVESYRESWKYHLEQNTWRKCVDGKVWRSVRDEVFTKIVYSHLETLGISDNFANFSYLENVIKFLKIELLEAEWQTVDRHKWIAFNDCVYEVESKKTHNHAPGFGFLTALEHNFPKIVIDPKSSLLEQVQLHAPTFFDWAMHSQKQDPLKVLKLLAIINGVIKFRFHELQMFVHLQGVPGAGKGAFVRLLESIVGKSNRTSTRLTKLGNDYTIADIINAQLVICPDERKQVGEWEGLLNMTGGDTISYREIYKPVSKGNFYGTIVIVSNPPIFAGDTTGIDRRLCLVTFDVPVPKRDAAIEAKMQQEVPALTALALAMADEQVSELIRGTGASAIPDFKRAAWLHKTENDSVALFMEEMLVTANPESYVVVGNKSSGTDTLYGAYANLCEDNNSKSLFTANNFKNHLLELCRDIGWNQVREAKQRDGQYRVYGARLRLAADTDVSISEFLTKCERVWPGCESSVTTPKPLENMGCDRCDKENAKIITISIDSISETENSKKVLDAQKNSHTAHTPDLSSTPEISHSDHTPVTPSHTAPEFSVGDEVEYTGAERKSLHGKKLVVSEVDGDVFWLAQSGYKCAVISATAAELRRR, via the coding sequence ATGAATAGCTGTTCAGATAATATCACCCTTGCAGTAGCGGCGCAGCATCTAACCGAGTGGACAGAACTTAGTGGAGTTAGTGACGCGATCGCAACACTTAACATTGAATCGCTGAGTGCTGAAGAACTCAACGCCAGAATAAAGCCCAAGCACCCAATTAAGACAGGTGGTTGGTGGTGTCGTGGGGTGAATTGGCGAAATGGTCAGCCGATGGGTCTATTTTACGGACAAGGTAAGCCAGATAAGGAGCATGTAATCGACCCAAATAAAAAACCAGCCAAGTATATGACTGCTAGCGGCATGGAACCGGATGCGATTTTCCTTGCCATGCCAGATAAACACTACTGGGCGAAGGTTTACGCCGATGAAAGCATTGTCAGAGTTTGGACAGAGGGAGCCAAGAAAGCGGCGGCGGGGTTGACGCTTTTTCTTGCGACAATTGCCTTAACTGGGGTGTGGAACTGGGGGAAAGATGGCAAGTTAGCGCCAGAGGTCGAGCGTTGGGCCCAGCCGGGGACGAAACACGTTATTGCCTTTGATAGTGACTACGTTTCTAAGCCATCGTGTCGTCAAGCCATCATCCAGTTTGCCAAACTCCTGACTGCCAAAGGGTGCGAAGTGTTGATAGCAACGTGGACGCAGGAGGATAAAGGAATGGATGATTTCATAGTTAAGCATGGGGGCGACGCTTTCCATGAGGCGATCGCAAATGCTCAAACGGTTCAGCAGTGGGAAAAGCAGTTTAAATCAGAGTCAGAGCAAGGTACAAAATTAACGCCCAGAAAAGTCGCTCATCAGATAGTAGAGTCTTACCGCGAGTCTTGGAAGTACCACCTAGAGCAGAATACTTGGCGCAAGTGCGTTGACGGGAAAGTGTGGCGCTCTGTACGGGATGAGGTGTTTACCAAAATCGTCTACTCTCACCTGGAAACCTTGGGGATTAGCGATAATTTCGCTAACTTTTCTTACCTTGAAAATGTCATCAAGTTTTTAAAAATTGAACTTTTGGAAGCTGAGTGGCAAACTGTTGACCGTCACAAATGGATTGCATTTAACGACTGCGTTTATGAAGTCGAGAGCAAAAAGACCCACAATCACGCGCCGGGCTTTGGTTTCCTTACGGCATTAGAGCATAACTTCCCCAAAATAGTCATTGACCCAAAATCATCGCTTTTAGAGCAGGTTCAGTTACACGCGCCGACTTTCTTTGACTGGGCAATGCACTCGCAAAAACAAGACCCCTTGAAAGTTCTCAAGTTACTGGCAATTATCAACGGCGTGATTAAATTCCGGTTTCACGAGCTGCAAATGTTTGTGCATTTACAGGGCGTGCCTGGTGCGGGGAAAGGGGCATTTGTGAGATTGCTAGAGTCAATCGTGGGCAAGTCCAACCGTACCAGCACTCGACTGACCAAACTGGGAAATGATTACACCATTGCTGACATCATCAACGCCCAACTGGTTATCTGTCCAGATGAGCGCAAACAGGTAGGCGAGTGGGAGGGACTGCTTAACATGACTGGCGGCGACACTATCAGCTACCGGGAAATTTATAAGCCAGTATCCAAAGGAAATTTTTACGGAACAATCGTCATCGTCTCTAACCCGCCAATTTTCGCCGGCGACACCACAGGCATAGACAGACGATTGTGTTTGGTAACTTTTGACGTGCCAGTGCCAAAACGAGATGCAGCGATTGAAGCCAAAATGCAGCAGGAAGTACCAGCGCTCACGGCGCTAGCGCTAGCGATGGCAGACGAGCAGGTAAGCGAGTTGATTCGGGGTACAGGGGCATCAGCAATACCTGATTTTAAACGCGCTGCATGGCTGCACAAGACAGAAAACGATTCTGTGGCCTTGTTCATGGAGGAAATGCTAGTTACCGCTAATCCTGAAAGCTATGTGGTTGTCGGCAATAAGAGCAGTGGCACTGACACGCTTTACGGTGCTTATGCCAACTTGTGTGAAGACAACAACTCTAAGTCCTTGTTCACAGCCAACAATTTCAAAAATCATTTACTAGAGCTGTGCCGCGATATCGGCTGGAACCAAGTCAGAGAGGCCAAGCAGCGCGATGGGCAGTACAGGGTATACGGCGCAAGACTCAGGTTAGCGGCCGATACCGATGTATCAATTAGTGAGTTTTTGACGAAGTGTGAACGGGTGTGGCCGGGGTGTGAAAGCAGTGTGACAACTCCAAAACCCTTGGAAAATATGGGGTGTGACAGGTGTGATAAGGAAAATGCAAAGATCATTACGATTTCCATCGACTCAATTTCTGAAACTGAAAATTCTAAAAAAGTTTTAGATGCCCAGAAAAACAGTCACACTGCTCACACACCTGATTTATCAAGCACTCCAGAGATTTCACACTCTGATCACACACCAGTCACACCTAGTCACACTGCCCCAGAATTTAGCGTTGGCGATGAAGTGGAGTACACCGGAGCGGAGCGTAAAAGCTTGCACGGTAAAAAACTGGTGGTGTCTGAGGTTGATGGAGATGTCTTTTGGTTAGCGCAGTCGGGATACAAGTGTGCGGTTATTTCTGCAACTGCTGCTGAGTTAAGGAGACGTTAG
- a CDS encoding tyrosine-type recombinase/integrase: MFQAMSIYKPKSRPHLKLVYDSLNPKVEPVKREPIMKRPKNEDVRPREHLRPSEVERLIAAAKTVGRHRLRDELLLLMMYRHGLRVSEAISLRWSDIDWDTATIYVRRMKRGNPSTQPIYPDEFKLLRSFKNKVKDKTPWIFMSERGAPIADDTVRVIISRAGEIAEFDFPLHPHMLRHSCGYALAAKGTDTRRIQDYLGHNNINHTVKYTQLSPNKFDGLWD, translated from the coding sequence GTGTTTCAAGCAATGAGCATCTATAAACCTAAGTCTCGACCTCATTTAAAACTGGTGTATGACTCCCTTAACCCGAAAGTTGAACCAGTTAAGCGCGAACCAATTATGAAGCGACCCAAAAATGAGGATGTGCGCCCACGAGAACATCTTAGACCTTCGGAGGTCGAGCGACTCATCGCCGCCGCCAAAACAGTAGGCCGCCACAGACTACGCGATGAACTCCTGCTACTGATGATGTATCGCCACGGCTTGCGCGTCTCTGAGGCGATTTCCCTGCGCTGGAGTGACATCGACTGGGACACAGCGACCATCTACGTTAGGCGGATGAAGCGCGGCAACCCCTCAACTCAACCCATCTACCCAGATGAATTTAAATTACTCCGATCCTTCAAAAACAAAGTCAAGGACAAGACACCTTGGATATTCATGAGCGAACGTGGGGCCCCCATTGCTGATGACACCGTGCGCGTGATTATCAGCCGCGCTGGAGAAATTGCAGAGTTTGACTTCCCATTGCACCCGCACATGTTACGCCACAGCTGCGGTTATGCCCTCGCTGCCAAAGGCACAGACACCCGCCGCATCCAAGATTATCTCGGTCACAACAACATTAACCACACGGTTAAGTACACCCAGCTTTCACCCAACAAGTTTGATGGACTGTGGGATTGA
- a CDS encoding AbrB/MazE/SpoVT family DNA-binding domain-containing protein, whose amino-acid sequence MYTLKIRRVGNSLGVTLPKEALQKLRVKEGDNVFVTETSSGVQLTAYNPDFERAMEAYRKVSTKYRNALHELAK is encoded by the coding sequence ATGTACACCTTAAAAATTCGTAGAGTTGGAAACTCCTTGGGTGTAACACTACCTAAAGAAGCTCTGCAAAAACTTAGAGTTAAAGAAGGGGACAACGTGTTTGTCACTGAAACTTCCTCTGGTGTTCAGCTAACTGCCTATAACCCTGATTTTGAAAGGGCGATGGAAGCTTACAGAAAAGTGAGTACTAAATACAGGAATGCACTTCATGAGTTAGCGAAGTGA